In Sphingobacterium sp. PCS056, the following proteins share a genomic window:
- the rpoN gene encoding RNA polymerase factor sigma-54 — protein sequence MLKQTLQQKLLQKLSPQQIQFIKLLQVPTVSLDARIKEELEENPALEDGSLANMAEPNEEYPDRDPDDTFDSEESYDSDEFNVDEYIQEDDYTDYSNNYNYSDEDDDKKEIPIAVQDSFFEKLQQQLDLLALDDRDFLIGQQIIGSLDDDGYLRRPILSLIDDLAFSQNVIASESEVLEMLKVIQDFEPAGIGARDLQECLLIQLQKKDQNNPTVIQATKVVKNYLEEFTKKHYDKLEKSLGLTSEDLKNIVNEILKLNPKPGDSGAVAGKQLHVIPDFHISNNDGVLHLTLNGRNAPELRVSRSYQSMFEHYEKSNQKDKKMKEAVQFVKQKLDSAKWFIDAIKQRQQTLLKTMNAIMEYQYDYFLTGDDVKLKPMILKDIADRIGMDISTVSRVANSKYVQTEFGTFLLKSFFSEAIQTESGEEVSNKEVKKILEECIANEDKRKPLADEKLTEILKDKGYNIARRTVAKYREALNIPVARLRKEL from the coding sequence ATGTTAAAGCAAACCTTACAACAAAAGTTATTACAAAAACTATCTCCACAACAGATTCAGTTTATCAAACTTTTACAGGTTCCTACGGTATCTTTGGATGCACGCATTAAAGAAGAATTAGAAGAAAATCCAGCTCTTGAAGACGGCAGCTTAGCAAATATGGCTGAACCGAATGAGGAATACCCGGATCGTGACCCTGACGATACTTTCGATAGTGAAGAAAGCTATGACAGCGATGAGTTTAATGTAGATGAATATATTCAGGAAGATGATTATACCGATTATTCCAATAATTATAATTACTCTGATGAAGACGATGATAAAAAAGAGATTCCTATTGCTGTACAAGATTCATTTTTCGAAAAATTGCAACAACAATTAGATTTATTAGCTTTAGATGACCGTGATTTTCTAATTGGACAACAGATTATCGGAAGTTTAGATGATGACGGCTATCTACGTCGACCTATATTAAGTCTTATCGATGATCTAGCATTCTCACAGAATGTCATAGCGTCAGAAAGTGAAGTATTGGAGATGCTTAAAGTGATTCAAGATTTTGAACCTGCTGGCATTGGTGCACGTGATCTACAAGAATGCCTACTGATACAACTGCAAAAGAAAGATCAAAACAATCCTACAGTTATTCAAGCGACCAAAGTAGTTAAAAATTATCTAGAAGAATTTACAAAGAAACATTACGATAAACTGGAGAAATCACTAGGATTAACATCAGAAGATCTTAAGAATATCGTTAATGAAATACTTAAACTAAATCCCAAACCAGGAGATTCAGGCGCTGTTGCAGGCAAACAACTGCATGTTATACCTGATTTTCATATCAGTAATAATGATGGTGTTCTTCATCTTACCTTAAATGGTCGTAATGCTCCAGAACTACGTGTAAGCCGCTCATACCAAAGTATGTTTGAACATTACGAAAAGTCTAATCAAAAGGATAAAAAGATGAAGGAAGCGGTTCAGTTTGTTAAACAAAAACTGGATTCTGCTAAATGGTTTATTGATGCCATCAAACAAAGGCAACAAACTTTATTGAAAACCATGAATGCTATCATGGAGTATCAATACGATTACTTCTTAACAGGAGATGACGTCAAACTTAAACCCATGATTTTAAAAGACATTGCTGACCGTATTGGTATGGATATTTCAACAGTTTCTCGTGTAGCAAACTCGAAGTATGTACAAACAGAATTTGGAACTTTCCTTCTCAAATCCTTTTTCTCTGAAGCGATCCAGACCGAATCTGGGGAAGAAGTTTCGAATAAGGAAGTAAAAAAGATCTTAGAAGAATGTATTGCAAATGAGGATAAACGTAAACCACTAGCTGACGAGAAATTAACCGAAATTCTGAAAGATAAAGGTTATAATATCGCTAGACGTACTGTGGCAAAATATCGTGAAGCACTCAATATACCTGTCGCCCGCCTTCGTAAAGAGTTATAA
- a CDS encoding penicillin-binding protein 1A has product MFKRIKNKFLRYIAIAIYFLIVLVCAIQLNFLGLFGYSPTKKDITMPSVNISTELYTADSVLIGRYFDEDRNPVAFDSISKHVINALVATEDVRFYKHSGVDFWGLGSGIISTLTGDKRGASTITQQLAKNLYRTRYNKSGGLLAKIPGVGLIVTKFKEWMTAYKLESRYEKNEIITMYLNTVSFSNNSYGIQTAARRYFSKNASDLSINESAVLVGMLKGTTIYNPMRNLEKSRERRNVVLAQMAKADYIDQSQVEKLSKEPLVLHADNKDVHAGEDSYLRAAVERWLEKWAEENDRDIYKDGLKIYTTINSKMQKHAEEAVAKQMQVLQRRLKNAWGNEDPWRDLSGKVIPGFIDNLVKKTDYYKFLAKKYDNRTDSMDYYLNQKKEMEVFSWKGERLREKVQMSTVDSIKYYVTMLNTGVMSMDPYSGEIKVWVGGIDHQYFKYDHVNQSKRQAGSTFKPFVYLAALESGMTPCDQMQDKPVTIKIDKGDSIEVWEPKNADWNFSYRDMSLRWAMARSVNSITVQLTEKVGADKIVEAAYRVGIESKLSAVASIGLGPNDVSVFEMANGYSTMMNHGERVTPVLVSRIEDYEGNVIATFKPERKQVVDKQDAWLMTYMLRGGMEEPGGTSQALWEYDLFSKENEIGGKTGTSSEYVDGWYMGVTKDLVTAVWVGCDDRNIHFKNSQTGEGSKTALPIFGLFMEAIYKDKALGYTQGKFPAPTVEITKKYNCETPRPPREEVVLDSTATDDELPLEELENSGSEGTTQEEGLSTPEQRDNIDVLSTERDVVATKPPDSIDTVE; this is encoded by the coding sequence ATGTTCAAACGTATTAAGAATAAATTTTTACGCTATATAGCGATCGCTATATATTTTTTAATCGTCCTAGTTTGTGCTATACAGCTTAACTTTTTAGGGCTTTTTGGCTACTCGCCTACAAAAAAGGATATTACGATGCCAAGTGTCAATATCTCAACAGAATTGTATACTGCAGATAGTGTATTAATAGGTCGGTATTTCGATGAAGATCGTAATCCCGTTGCTTTTGACAGTATATCTAAGCATGTGATAAATGCTTTGGTCGCTACGGAAGATGTTCGTTTTTATAAACATAGTGGGGTTGATTTTTGGGGTTTAGGATCGGGGATTATTTCGACCTTAACTGGGGATAAAAGGGGGGCAAGTACCATTACACAGCAACTTGCAAAAAATCTTTATCGAACTCGATATAATAAGTCTGGTGGTTTACTGGCAAAAATTCCTGGTGTGGGTTTGATCGTAACCAAATTCAAAGAATGGATGACAGCTTATAAATTGGAATCCCGTTATGAAAAGAATGAAATCATTACAATGTATTTGAATACGGTATCTTTTAGTAATAATTCTTATGGTATCCAAACTGCTGCGCGTCGTTATTTTAGTAAAAATGCAAGTGACTTGAGTATCAATGAATCCGCAGTATTGGTGGGGATGCTGAAAGGAACTACAATCTATAATCCAATGCGTAATTTAGAAAAGTCGCGTGAACGTAGAAATGTTGTATTGGCGCAAATGGCAAAAGCTGATTATATTGATCAATCACAGGTAGAAAAATTGTCAAAAGAGCCATTAGTCTTGCATGCGGACAATAAGGATGTACATGCAGGAGAAGATTCATATTTGCGTGCAGCTGTAGAACGTTGGTTGGAAAAATGGGCAGAAGAGAATGATCGAGATATTTATAAAGATGGTTTAAAAATTTACACCACCATCAATTCAAAAATGCAAAAGCATGCCGAGGAGGCTGTAGCTAAGCAAATGCAAGTATTGCAAAGAAGATTGAAAAACGCATGGGGCAATGAAGATCCTTGGAGGGATCTGTCCGGTAAGGTGATTCCTGGGTTTATTGATAATTTGGTTAAAAAAACCGATTATTATAAATTTTTGGCTAAAAAATACGATAACCGTACGGATAGTATGGATTACTATCTGAATCAAAAAAAAGAAATGGAAGTTTTTTCATGGAAAGGTGAACGCTTGCGTGAGAAGGTGCAGATGTCCACAGTGGATTCGATCAAATATTATGTGACGATGTTGAATACGGGTGTGATGAGTATGGATCCATACTCGGGTGAGATCAAAGTTTGGGTTGGAGGAATAGATCATCAATATTTTAAGTATGATCATGTAAACCAGTCAAAACGACAAGCAGGATCCACATTTAAACCATTTGTTTATTTGGCTGCCTTGGAATCGGGCATGACCCCTTGTGATCAAATGCAAGATAAGCCAGTCACGATTAAAATTGATAAAGGCGATTCTATTGAAGTTTGGGAGCCTAAAAATGCAGATTGGAATTTCAGTTACCGAGATATGTCCTTGCGTTGGGCAATGGCACGTTCGGTAAATTCAATCACCGTGCAGTTAACGGAAAAAGTTGGGGCGGATAAGATTGTGGAAGCGGCTTATCGTGTTGGTATAGAAAGTAAATTGAGTGCTGTAGCATCGATTGGATTGGGGCCGAATGATGTTTCAGTTTTTGAGATGGCAAATGGATATTCAACAATGATGAATCATGGTGAGCGTGTGACTCCGGTTTTAGTTTCGCGCATTGAAGATTATGAAGGTAATGTTATTGCAACTTTTAAACCTGAACGTAAACAAGTTGTCGATAAACAGGATGCCTGGTTGATGACTTATATGTTGCGTGGTGGAATGGAGGAGCCAGGGGGGACTTCACAAGCCTTGTGGGAATATGACTTGTTTAGTAAAGAAAATGAGATAGGGGGTAAAACTGGTACTTCGTCCGAATATGTTGACGGATGGTATATGGGGGTTACAAAGGATTTGGTAACAGCAGTATGGGTAGGCTGTGATGATCGTAATATTCACTTTAAAAACTCACAAACAGGAGAGGGGTCTAAAACAGCTTTACCGATCTTTGGTTTGTTTATGGAAGCTATATACAAAGATAAAGCTCTAGGGTATACTCAGGGTAAATTTCCAGCACCTACTGTCGAAATCACCAAGAAATATAATTGTGAGACACCTCGTCCTCCTCGAGAAGAAGTAGTGTTAGATTCCACAGCAACAGACGACGAATTGCCTTTGGAG